From Musa acuminata AAA Group cultivar baxijiao chromosome BXJ3-8, Cavendish_Baxijiao_AAA, whole genome shotgun sequence, one genomic window encodes:
- the LOC135645845 gene encoding protein IQ-DOMAIN 31-like isoform X1, giving the protein MGKSPGRWIKTLLFGKKSRSHAKGTGTSKAATDRGYNCGEPVLALNSPLISEPAPVSGLISTSESKLGGIALVTSHVSQAVIGSTSSKETSNDMEEQAATKAQAAFRGYLARRAFRALKGIIRLQALIRGHLVRRQAVATLHAMEGIVKLQAVARGRRVRCTFTGLKITTEFSHAKTVDACSASSYVPMTQEAWKVKFSSNAFVSKLLASSLLAKSLQIQYDKGDPNSVFSWLDRWTSTSFWQPISKSKKVIDSKGQTNRDNCNMGTESGKSRRSVRTNPASNIGGGQTNAKYEPERTKRNLKKVPNPPAETVQRHPQYEVDRVKRNLRKMKDASEQPEVETQKSNTRLKKVDISSSDTLDQGIEESIEKPEENINPTPNVKADTEAALVPVTAGPVDVLIDDNEDSTLVVNGDLSLMEEQFCHENQKTSKRRSSFSAKSDAPVLPSYMSTTESAKAKLRGQVSPTIVSESDDKNGFIRRHSLPSEMSSSRTKRLIQAGGKGEIGRDVNDRAIKVGWRR; this is encoded by the exons ATGGGAAAATCTCCTGGAAGGTGGATTAAGACACTTCTCTTTGGAAAGAAATCCAGATCACATGCTAAGGGAACGGGTACTTCG AAAGCTGCTACTGATAGAGGGTATAATTGTGGAGAACCTGTATTGGCTTTGAATTCTCCACTGATTTCTGAACCAGCACCAGTGAGTGGACTTATCTCAACTTCGGAATCAAAATTAGGTGGTATTGCACTGGTCACTTCACATGTAAGTCAAGCAGTCATAGGATCCACCTCATCAAAAGAAACTAGCAATGACATGGAAGAGCAGGCTGCTACAAAGGCACAGGCAGCCTTCCGTGGTTATCTG GCACGCAGGGCCTTTCGTGCATTAAAAGGTATTATCAGGTTGCAGGCTCTAATTCGTGGGCATCTGGTTAGAAGACAAGCTGTTGCAACTCTCCATGCTATGGAGGGAATTGTCAAGTTACAAGCAGTAGCTCGCGGAAGAAGAGTTAGATGTACCTTTACTGGACTTAAAATTACTACAGAGTTCAGTCATGCGAAGACTGTG GATGCTTGCTCAGCTTCTTCTTATGTTCCTATGACCCAGGAAGCTTGGAAAGTGAAATTTTCATCAAATGCATTTGTATCGAAG CTTCTTGCGTCATCACTCCTTGCAAAGTCTCTGCAAATTCAGTATGATAAAGGAGATCCCAATTCAGTCTTCAGCTGGTTAGACAGATGGACATCCACCAGTTTCTGGCAGCCAATTTCCAAGTCAAAAAAGGTTATTGATTCAAAAGGACAGACAAATCGGGACAACTGTAATATGGGCACTGAATCTGGCAAATCAAGGCGCAGTGTACGAACCAATCCTGCATCGAACATAGGAGGTGGTCAAACAAATGCCAAGTATGAGCCTGAAAGAACGAAAAGGAACCTGAAAAAGGTGCCTAATCCTCCTGCTGAAACAGTACAGCGACATCCACAGTATGAGGTTGATAGGGTAAAACGCAACTTGAGAAAGATGAAAGATGCATCTGAGCAACCAGAGGTTGAAACTCAGAAATCAAATACACGTTTGAAAAAGGTGGATATCAGCTCATCTGACACCCTAGACCAAGGAATTGAGGAGTCCATCGAAAAACCAGAGGAAAATATTAATCCAACACCCAATGTAAAAGCTGATACTGAAGCTGCTTTAGTGCCTGTTACAGCTGGACCGGTTGATGTGCTGATTGATGATAACGAAGACAGCACCCTAGTGGTGAACGGGGATCTAAGCTTGATGGAAGAACAGTTCTGCCATGAAAACCAGAAAACCAGCAAAAGGAGGTCTTCCTTCTCGGCAAAATCAGATGCTCCTGTGCTTCCCAGCTATATGTCAACAACAGAATCTGCCAAGGCAAAATTGCGGGGACAGGTATCGCCCACTATTGTATCGGAGTCAGATGACAAAAATGGTTTTATCCGTCGACATTCATTGCCATCAGAGATGAGTTCGTCTAGGACAAAGCGATTAATCCAAGCTGGTGGCAAGGGGGAAATCGGCAGAGATGTAAATG ACAGGGCAATTAAGGTAGGATGGAGGCGATGA
- the LOC135645845 gene encoding protein IQ-DOMAIN 31-like isoform X2, translating into MGKSPGRWIKTLLFGKKSRSHAKGTGTSKAATDRGYNCGEPVLALNSPLISEPAPVSGLISTSESKLGGIALVTSHVSQAVIGSTSSKETSNDMEEQAATKAQAAFRGYLARRAFRALKGIIRLQALIRGHLVRRQAVATLHAMEGIVKLQAVARGRRVRCTFTGLKITTEFSHAKTVEAWKVKFSSNAFVSKLLASSLLAKSLQIQYDKGDPNSVFSWLDRWTSTSFWQPISKSKKVIDSKGQTNRDNCNMGTESGKSRRSVRTNPASNIGGGQTNAKYEPERTKRNLKKVPNPPAETVQRHPQYEVDRVKRNLRKMKDASEQPEVETQKSNTRLKKVDISSSDTLDQGIEESIEKPEENINPTPNVKADTEAALVPVTAGPVDVLIDDNEDSTLVVNGDLSLMEEQFCHENQKTSKRRSSFSAKSDAPVLPSYMSTTESAKAKLRGQVSPTIVSESDDKNGFIRRHSLPSEMSSSRTKRLIQAGGKGEIGRDVNDRAIKVGWRR; encoded by the exons ATGGGAAAATCTCCTGGAAGGTGGATTAAGACACTTCTCTTTGGAAAGAAATCCAGATCACATGCTAAGGGAACGGGTACTTCG AAAGCTGCTACTGATAGAGGGTATAATTGTGGAGAACCTGTATTGGCTTTGAATTCTCCACTGATTTCTGAACCAGCACCAGTGAGTGGACTTATCTCAACTTCGGAATCAAAATTAGGTGGTATTGCACTGGTCACTTCACATGTAAGTCAAGCAGTCATAGGATCCACCTCATCAAAAGAAACTAGCAATGACATGGAAGAGCAGGCTGCTACAAAGGCACAGGCAGCCTTCCGTGGTTATCTG GCACGCAGGGCCTTTCGTGCATTAAAAGGTATTATCAGGTTGCAGGCTCTAATTCGTGGGCATCTGGTTAGAAGACAAGCTGTTGCAACTCTCCATGCTATGGAGGGAATTGTCAAGTTACAAGCAGTAGCTCGCGGAAGAAGAGTTAGATGTACCTTTACTGGACTTAAAATTACTACAGAGTTCAGTCATGCGAAGACTGTG GAAGCTTGGAAAGTGAAATTTTCATCAAATGCATTTGTATCGAAG CTTCTTGCGTCATCACTCCTTGCAAAGTCTCTGCAAATTCAGTATGATAAAGGAGATCCCAATTCAGTCTTCAGCTGGTTAGACAGATGGACATCCACCAGTTTCTGGCAGCCAATTTCCAAGTCAAAAAAGGTTATTGATTCAAAAGGACAGACAAATCGGGACAACTGTAATATGGGCACTGAATCTGGCAAATCAAGGCGCAGTGTACGAACCAATCCTGCATCGAACATAGGAGGTGGTCAAACAAATGCCAAGTATGAGCCTGAAAGAACGAAAAGGAACCTGAAAAAGGTGCCTAATCCTCCTGCTGAAACAGTACAGCGACATCCACAGTATGAGGTTGATAGGGTAAAACGCAACTTGAGAAAGATGAAAGATGCATCTGAGCAACCAGAGGTTGAAACTCAGAAATCAAATACACGTTTGAAAAAGGTGGATATCAGCTCATCTGACACCCTAGACCAAGGAATTGAGGAGTCCATCGAAAAACCAGAGGAAAATATTAATCCAACACCCAATGTAAAAGCTGATACTGAAGCTGCTTTAGTGCCTGTTACAGCTGGACCGGTTGATGTGCTGATTGATGATAACGAAGACAGCACCCTAGTGGTGAACGGGGATCTAAGCTTGATGGAAGAACAGTTCTGCCATGAAAACCAGAAAACCAGCAAAAGGAGGTCTTCCTTCTCGGCAAAATCAGATGCTCCTGTGCTTCCCAGCTATATGTCAACAACAGAATCTGCCAAGGCAAAATTGCGGGGACAGGTATCGCCCACTATTGTATCGGAGTCAGATGACAAAAATGGTTTTATCCGTCGACATTCATTGCCATCAGAGATGAGTTCGTCTAGGACAAAGCGATTAATCCAAGCTGGTGGCAAGGGGGAAATCGGCAGAGATGTAAATG ACAGGGCAATTAAGGTAGGATGGAGGCGATGA
- the LOC135646261 gene encoding uncharacterized protein LOC135646261 has protein sequence MDDARFPPHRRSKAPFRDLPPRSPFGRRYPDDDEDEEGEEEEDNEEEHNDMHQPMDDDYDDDSSSESRGKRKRIDELALGFEFAPRVNPEASAPSSKPAARTSTFDLLDPWGDRFAQNGRRSLRADEGSDIAKKVSLASKANRTNAYRGNRFEKYKKEKLSTAEDGNFGSKWVYFKKMDALMSSPSPLPGRQQPHLFSSSSVYQNRCSGNHEKRDGLGNTRYDGDCDDEDVDSDGLPPKRMNVLRCSDSSFRMLAESIQKFGDIYEKMEIHQRQQMAELERMRKEFQRDLEVQKRQILEKAQEEIAKLTEEGRGDDEEDREDKEEDSDDGDSADNLSGFVSASFFLTAFV, from the exons ATGGACGATGCCCGGTTCCCTCCCCATCGTCGGTCCAAGGCCCCCTTCCGCGACCTCCCGCCTCGATCCCCGTTTGGTCGTCGCTACCCCGACGATGACGAGgacgaagaaggagaagaagaggaggacaaCGAGGAGGAGCATAACGACATGCATCAGCCCATGGACGACGACTACGATGACGACTCCTCATCCGAGAGCCGTGGCAAGCGGAAGAGGATCGATGAACTCGCCCTGGGGTTCGAATTCGCCCCGCGTGTAAACCCCGAGGCCTCCGCTCCATCCTCCAAGCCTGCTGCCCGGACCTCGACCTTCGACCTCCTGGATCCGTGGGGCGATCGCTTCGCTCAGAACGGTCGGAGGAGCCTCCGAGCGGATGAGGGCAGCGATATCGCCAAGAAAGTCTCGCTGGCCTCTAAGGCTAATCGAACCAACGCTTATCGTGGGAATCGGTTTGAGAAGTACAAGAAGGAGAAGCTGAGCACGGCGGAGGATGGGAATTTTGGAAGCAAATGGGTTTATTTTAAGAAGATGGACGCTTTGATGTCATCCCCGTCACCGCTGCCAGGACGGCAGCAGCCACATCTCTTTTCTAGTTCCAGCGTCTATCAGAATCGTTGTAGTGGCAATCATGAGAAGAGAGACGGTCTAGGGAACACCAGATATGACGGTGACTGTGATGATGAGGATGTCGACTCTGATGGGCTCCCACCAAAGAGGATGAATGTCTTGAGGTGCTCGGATTCTTCTTTTAGGATGCTTGCTGAGTCAATTCAGAAGTTTGGAGACATCTATGAGAAGATGGAGATTCATCAGAGGCAGCAGATGGCAGAGCTGGAAAGGATGAGGAAGGAGTTCCAAAGGGATTTGGAGGTGCAGAAAAGGCAGATTTTGGAGAAGGCACAAGAGGAGATTGCAAAATTGACAGAGGAGGGTAGGGGAGATGATGAAGAGGATAGGGAAGATAAGGAGGAAGACAGTGATGATGGTGATTCTGCTGATAACCTTAGCGG GTTCGTATCTGCTTCATTCTTCCTGACGGCCTTTGTCTGA
- the LOC135646227 gene encoding violaxanthin de-epoxidase, chloroplastic-like — MALPLATITPILSLRRLQAPRSNCVAAAATRLSGAREAALFGLKFACCRATAVWDRRPKPARALMVEEGRTAATARIVTVVGDGSVSPLKNTPWEQVMRHTSTRLKWVDEGIEMVVFSDKATQFSDTRHENLVTELLCSDMLVHVAINDQESIEWLHKNSDSVPNIICFESSPDLRNKLGGSFIHKRGEENMFNRLVNIAKKGNRSESTEVLKTVSGAWERYNADDIRFCLLIIINSYIRPVSVLKNLRAKGLSTLNCMIKNCGSQMLNCLFDPNCRKALQCLNSCSPTDQVCNYRCIASYESPYLEAFSLCVLQKNNCLELDAEIPSKPIVTPLYMFRGELLSHEVAEDLFIGWLDNLEWSWRVIAGQNPAYDQFPCQYQLFYRGKAKGSFWYEPVFQVRTQEETLVWRRRKYRVRRASVPGTFYFSVLDNGVVSKEFWTIIDVCDDLSWGLFQYNGAAQVAGLSYTGAVLVSPDGNFKPELGGQRLVSALEKCSIMDWELYRVDNCSCNNPPLGIPEGSRLHSKIELRNQRWVSQQLG; from the exons ATGGCCTTGCCTTTAGCCACGATTACTCCTATTCTAAGTCTTCGACGACTCCAAGCTCCTCGAAGCAACTGTGTCGCAGCCGCTGCAACACGGCTGTCGGGCGCTCGCGAAGCTGCTCTCTTCGGTCTTAAGTTCGCTTGCTGCCGTGCGACCGCCGTATGGGATCGACGTCCGAAGCCGGCGCGAGCCCTAATGGTGGAGGAGGGAAGAACGGCGGCAACGGCGAGGATCGTTACGGTGGTTGGGGACGGAAGCGTTAGCCCGTTGAAGAACACTCCCTGGGAGCAGGTCATGCGTCATACT TCAACTCGTCtaaagtgggtggatgaaggaatTGAAATGGTTGTATTTAGTGATAAGGCAACTCAGTTTAGTGATACTCGGCATGAAAATCTTGTGACGGAACTGCTATGTTCTGATATGTTGGTTCATGTCGCAATAAATGATCAGGAATCCATTGAATGGCTTCACAAAAATAGTGATAGTGTTCCAAATATTATATGCTTTGAATCATCACCAGATCTAAGAAACAAACTTGGAGGATCATTCATTcacaaaagaggagaagaaaacatGTTCAACAGACTGGTCAACATTGCAAAAAAAGGAAATAGAAGTGAATCAACAGAAGTGCTTAAGACTGTATCGGGTGCTTGGGAGAGGTATAATGCTGATGATATTAGGTTTTGTTTGCTTATTATCATCAATTCTTACATAAGACCTGTTTCTGTACTGAAAAATTTAAGGGCTAAAGGACTATCCACTCTTAATTGTATGATTAAAAATTGCGGATCTCAGATGCTAAACTGTTTATTTGATCCCAACTGTAGAAAAGCTCTTCAGTGTTTGAACTCCTGTTCTCCAACAGATCAGGTTTGTAACTACCGCTGCATTGCCTCTTATGAGAGCCCATACCTGGAGGCATTTTCTTTGTGTGTGTTGCAAAAGAACAATTGTCTTGAGTTAGATGCAGAGATCCCAAGCAAGCCAATTGTAACTCCATTGTATATGTTTAGAGGAGAGTTGTTGAGCCATGAAGTTGCGGAAGACCTTTTTATCGGTTGGTTGGATAATTTAGAATGGAGCTGGCGAGTCATAGCCGGCCAAAATCCTGCATATGACCAATTCCCTTGTCAGTATCAATTGTTTTACAGGGGAAAGGCTAAAGGGTCATTTTGGTATGAACCAGTGTTTCAGGTCCGAACTCAAGAAGAGACATTGGTATGGAGACGAAGAAAGTATCGGGTTAGAAGAGCAAGTGTTCCTGGAACATTTTATTTCAGCGTATTAGATAATGGGGTAGTTTCTAAAGAATTTTGGACAATAATAGATGTTTGTGACGATCTCAGCTGGGGTTTATTTCAGTATAACGGGGCAGCTCAGGTGGCTGGACTGTCGTATACTGGGGCTGTGCTTGTTAGTCCAGACGGAAATTTTAAACCTGAATTGGGAGGACAAAGGCTAGTATCTGCCTTGGAGAAATGCAGTATCATGGACTGGGAGCTATATAGAGTTGATAACTGTTCATGCAATAATCCACCATTAGGAATTCCTGAGGGTTCGCGTCTGCACTCAAAGATTGAACTGAGGAATCAGAGGTGGGTCTCTCAGCAGCTTGGATAA